The following coding sequences lie in one Myxococcota bacterium genomic window:
- a CDS encoding 50S ribosomal protein L11 methyltransferase, translated as MAERDRLKPIPARVFAAYYRWSSLCNRLWPWVRLGDLRLWVAPSVYKPIQNEHRIADLIPPESLVLDVGCGSGVLGIAAAPRSRSVLAIDLNPDAIHTTRRNAERLGIENLETRRLDLTREAVA; from the coding sequence ATGGCCGAGCGCGACCGGTTGAAGCCGATTCCCGCGCGCGTCTTCGCGGCGTACTACCGCTGGTCTTCCCTGTGCAATCGACTCTGGCCCTGGGTGCGGCTGGGAGACCTGCGTCTCTGGGTCGCGCCCAGCGTCTACAAGCCGATCCAGAACGAGCACCGCATCGCTGACCTGATTCCGCCGGAGTCCTTGGTACTCGACGTCGGGTGCGGTTCGGGGGTGCTCGGGATCGCCGCGGCGCCACGCAGCCGGTCGGTGCTGGCCATCGATCTGAACCCGGACGCGATCCATACGACGCGAAGGAACGCCGAGCGTCTCGGCATCGAGAATCTGGAAACGCGTCGACTCGACCTGACGCGGGAAGCCGTTGC